The following are from one region of the Pseudazoarcus pumilus genome:
- a CDS encoding cysteine dioxygenase family protein, translating to MSNFSSIRHLIRGMTDAVAGDTHDEPRLMERARPLLADLISSDDWLPDEFAQPHPEHYQQYLLYCDPHERFSVVSFVWGPGQRTPIHDHTVWGLIGMLRGAEVCEGFELAGEGSPPRATGTVRLEAGGIEAVSPRIGDIHRVSNAFDDRASISIHVYGANIGGVRRHVFDPLTGAAKEFISGYASPNMPNFWDRSRA from the coding sequence ATGTCCAACTTTTCGTCGATTCGCCACCTGATCCGTGGAATGACGGACGCGGTCGCAGGGGATACCCATGACGAGCCACGCTTGATGGAGCGCGCCCGCCCGCTGCTCGCCGATCTGATCTCGTCTGACGACTGGTTGCCCGACGAATTCGCCCAGCCGCATCCAGAGCACTATCAGCAGTACCTGCTGTACTGCGATCCGCATGAGCGCTTCTCGGTGGTGAGTTTCGTGTGGGGGCCGGGGCAGCGCACGCCGATTCACGATCACACCGTGTGGGGGCTGATCGGCATGTTGCGCGGGGCCGAGGTGTGCGAGGGCTTCGAGCTGGCCGGTGAGGGCTCGCCGCCGCGTGCGACCGGGACGGTGCGCCTGGAGGCCGGCGGCATCGAGGCGGTTTCGCCGCGCATCGGCGACATCCACCGCGTGTCCAACGCCTTCGACGATCGCGCCAGCATCAGCATCCATGTGTATGGCGCCAACATCGGCGGCGTGCGCCGCCATGTGTTCGATCCGCTGACCGGCGCTGCCAAGGAGTTCATCTCCGGCTATGCCAGCCCGAACATGCCTAATTTCTGGGACAGGTCGCGCGCTTAA
- the dctP gene encoding TRAP transporter substrate-binding protein DctP — protein sequence MRKKCNTVLATLAVGLMSVFGAQSAVAADTACPEVGSCKWKMATGWAGGPLMDIGAKAFAERLEQLSGGRMQVQVFPGGALGGALKVSETVKNGIADMGHLWMGYDWGKDTTTVLFGGYAGSFDSERMLHWLYEGGGVELQREFREKEFDVISFPLFIRTAEVFLHSRKPVRTLEDLQGLKLRTAGAWIEMSAAMGAAPVTTPGGEIYAALERGVIDATEWGTLWENISPGFSKVAKYLIIPGVHQPTAPFELVLNKRMWGKLTPADQALIETTAKLVTYESWLKIGQEDAKSLEFYREQGNEVIDLEPEVQYEARRVGKEWAGKQAEKSEWFARVLKSQEEFEKLWADADRYRNVKVDGKN from the coding sequence ATGCGGAAGAAATGCAATACGGTACTGGCCACGCTGGCCGTGGGCCTGATGTCGGTGTTCGGCGCGCAGTCGGCCGTCGCGGCCGATACGGCCTGTCCCGAGGTCGGCTCGTGCAAGTGGAAGATGGCCACTGGCTGGGCCGGCGGACCGCTGATGGACATCGGCGCCAAGGCCTTCGCCGAGCGGCTCGAGCAGCTCTCGGGCGGTCGCATGCAGGTCCAGGTCTTCCCGGGCGGTGCGCTGGGCGGCGCGCTCAAGGTCAGCGAGACGGTCAAGAACGGCATTGCCGACATGGGCCACCTTTGGATGGGCTACGACTGGGGCAAGGACACCACCACGGTGCTGTTCGGCGGCTATGCCGGCTCCTTCGATTCCGAGCGCATGCTGCACTGGCTCTATGAGGGTGGCGGCGTCGAGCTGCAGCGCGAGTTCCGCGAGAAGGAATTCGACGTGATCTCGTTCCCGCTGTTCATCCGCACGGCGGAAGTGTTCCTGCACTCGCGCAAGCCGGTGCGCACCCTGGAAGACCTGCAGGGCCTGAAGCTGCGCACGGCCGGTGCATGGATCGAGATGTCGGCGGCCATGGGCGCGGCGCCGGTAACCACGCCGGGCGGCGAGATCTACGCCGCGCTCGAGCGCGGCGTGATCGACGCCACCGAATGGGGCACGCTGTGGGAGAACATCTCCCCGGGCTTCTCCAAGGTCGCCAAGTACCTGATCATCCCGGGCGTGCATCAGCCCACGGCACCGTTCGAGCTGGTGCTCAACAAGCGCATGTGGGGCAAGCTCACGCCGGCCGACCAGGCCCTGATCGAGACCACCGCCAAGCTCGTGACCTACGAGTCGTGGCTGAAGATCGGCCAGGAAGACGCCAAGTCGCTTGAGTTCTATCGCGAGCAGGGCAACGAGGTCATCGATCTCGAGCCGGAAGTGCAGTACGAGGCGCGCCGCGTCGGCAAGGAGTGGGCCGGCAAGCAGGCCGAGAAAAGCGAATGGTTCGCGCGCGTGCTCAAGAGCCAGGAAGAGTTCGAAAAGCTCTGGGCCGACGCCGACCGCTATCGCAACGTAAAGGTCGACGGCAAGAACTGA
- a CDS encoding Bug family tripartite tricarboxylate transporter substrate binding protein, which translates to MHIRISKCLALMMLSLGVVSQAAIADTKDYPARNVEVINQFGPGGGTDLFIRAIGQPFGDITGQSLVGISVTGGGGIPAATQFFSRRADGYTMMAIGPEEVINHAKGRIDATKFMPVARVQYDQGLFYVKSDSPIKSAQDLIDHARKSPGKLNIAMTGAAGFDETLVGLWNLRSGAELSAVPFDSGAEVISAVLGGHVDVMYEEYGPTRSMIEAGDLRPLMVFAEERLPVLPDVPTARELGVDVTLGRWRGFALKQGDEEAHADALYSVFEQAVQAKSYKDIESKSGLQYRSVLLGPDEFKTFLESEIETYRAVLQKLGHI; encoded by the coding sequence ATGCACATCAGAATTTCGAAGTGCCTGGCGCTGATGATGCTCAGCCTCGGCGTGGTGTCGCAGGCGGCCATTGCCGACACCAAGGACTATCCCGCGCGTAACGTTGAAGTGATCAACCAGTTCGGCCCCGGTGGCGGAACCGACCTGTTCATCCGCGCGATCGGCCAGCCTTTTGGCGACATCACCGGCCAGTCGCTGGTGGGCATCTCCGTTACCGGTGGTGGTGGCATTCCTGCCGCGACGCAGTTCTTCAGCCGCCGCGCCGACGGCTACACGATGATGGCGATCGGGCCTGAAGAAGTCATCAACCACGCCAAGGGCCGCATCGATGCCACCAAGTTTATGCCGGTGGCGCGCGTGCAGTACGACCAGGGTCTGTTCTACGTGAAATCCGACAGCCCGATCAAGAGTGCCCAGGACCTCATCGACCACGCTCGCAAGAGTCCGGGCAAGCTCAATATCGCGATGACCGGTGCGGCCGGTTTCGACGAAACCCTGGTGGGCCTGTGGAACCTGCGATCCGGCGCTGAACTGAGTGCCGTACCGTTCGACTCAGGTGCTGAAGTCATCTCGGCCGTGCTCGGCGGGCACGTCGACGTGATGTATGAGGAATACGGCCCGACGCGCTCGATGATCGAGGCGGGTGACCTGCGTCCGCTGATGGTGTTCGCCGAGGAGCGTCTGCCGGTGCTGCCGGATGTGCCGACCGCCCGCGAACTGGGGGTGGACGTGACGCTCGGACGCTGGCGCGGTTTCGCGCTCAAGCAGGGCGATGAAGAAGCCCACGCCGACGCGCTCTATTCGGTGTTCGAGCAGGCAGTCCAGGCCAAGAGCTACAAGGACATCGAGTCGAAGAGCGGCCTTCAGTACCGTTCCGTGCTGCTCGGACCGGACGAGTTCAAGACCTTCCTCGAGAGCGAAATCGAGACCTATCGCGCAGTGCTGCAGAAGCTCGGCCACATCTGA
- a CDS encoding GntR family transcriptional regulator, whose amino-acid sequence MPKHTSAGGARMTRAAAPGEPRTTLKEQAYRQIEEAIVTLKLAPGAVVSEQAMSEMTGIGRTPIREAIQRLAQERLIVVLPQRGLLIAEMDVRKQLRLLETRREVERLTCRSAARRATDAERQRFAELATEFEAEATADDDEAFMRSDREFNELCLVAARNEFAEGAMRLMHGLSRRFWYVHYKQAADLPQTARRHAAIARAIAQGDANAAGEALDRLLDDIEAFTRSTVLSG is encoded by the coding sequence ATGCCGAAGCACACGTCCGCTGGTGGTGCGCGCATGACGCGCGCCGCCGCTCCCGGCGAGCCGCGCACGACCCTCAAGGAACAGGCCTACCGACAGATCGAGGAGGCCATCGTCACGCTGAAACTGGCGCCGGGTGCGGTGGTGTCCGAACAGGCGATGAGCGAGATGACGGGCATCGGCCGCACGCCGATCCGCGAAGCCATCCAGCGCCTGGCGCAGGAGCGTCTCATCGTCGTGCTGCCGCAGCGCGGCCTGCTGATCGCCGAAATGGACGTGCGCAAGCAGCTGCGCCTGCTCGAGACGCGTCGCGAGGTCGAACGCCTGACCTGCCGCAGCGCCGCGCGGCGCGCGACCGACGCCGAACGCCAGCGTTTCGCGGAACTGGCTACGGAGTTCGAAGCCGAAGCCACGGCAGATGACGACGAGGCCTTCATGCGCAGCGACCGCGAGTTCAACGAACTGTGCCTGGTCGCCGCGCGCAACGAGTTCGCCGAGGGCGCCATGCGGCTGATGCACGGCCTGTCGCGCCGCTTCTGGTACGTGCACTACAAGCAGGCCGCAGACCTGCCGCAGACCGCGCGGCGCCACGCGGCCATCGCACGCGCGATCGCGCAAGGCGACGCGAATGCCGCCGGCGAAGCGCTCGACCGTCTGCTCGACGACATCGAAGCATTCACCCGTTCGACCGTACTATCCGGTTAA
- a CDS encoding tripartite tricarboxylate transporter TctB family protein encodes MSRIAIDGAFSLLLFAGSIYLWFAADDFQKFARYAGIDSDFWPKILLAVVAVIALVQLLQQFFTYLATREVRNVRTDDGEASVVNWRKLGGAAVLILGYFVGLQTIGFILATVIFLLLATRLIGYGNWRIALIYPFVFTGLVTLVFVKVLSMPLPRGAGIFETFSRLIY; translated from the coding sequence ATGAGCCGGATTGCCATCGATGGCGCCTTCTCGTTGCTGTTGTTCGCGGGGTCCATCTACCTGTGGTTCGCTGCGGACGATTTTCAGAAGTTCGCCCGTTATGCGGGGATCGACTCCGACTTCTGGCCCAAGATCCTGCTGGCGGTGGTCGCCGTTATCGCACTGGTGCAACTCCTGCAGCAATTCTTCACCTACCTCGCGACCCGCGAAGTCCGCAACGTCCGAACGGATGACGGCGAGGCGTCCGTTGTGAACTGGCGCAAGCTTGGCGGGGCCGCAGTGCTGATCCTGGGCTATTTCGTCGGCCTTCAGACGATCGGATTCATCCTGGCGACAGTGATCTTCCTGCTGCTGGCGACACGGCTGATCGGCTACGGCAACTGGCGCATCGCACTGATCTACCCGTTCGTGTTTACCGGTCTGGTGACGCTGGTCTTCGTCAAGGTCCTGTCGATGCCGTTGCCGCGCGGCGCCGGGATCTTCGAGACCTTCAGCAGGCTGATCTACTGA
- a CDS encoding TRAP transporter small permease subunit: MQKLLSLIERITGNVGVIAAWLVVPLVLATAYEVFSRYLLNAPTVWAFEIGYMMMGSHFLLGAAYTLRQGSHVRVDLIYGSVSAKTRAIIDVAGYLFFILPFMLWLSWGLWDYFETSWVDMETSGHSSWNPVVWPYRLVFLIAIVVLTLQIVGEIIKGVQVLTGKSSTGGAA; this comes from the coding sequence ATGCAAAAGCTGCTGAGCCTGATCGAGCGCATCACCGGCAACGTCGGTGTGATCGCCGCCTGGCTCGTGGTGCCGCTCGTGCTCGCGACGGCCTACGAGGTGTTCTCGCGCTATCTGCTCAACGCCCCTACCGTGTGGGCCTTCGAGATTGGCTACATGATGATGGGCTCGCATTTCCTGCTCGGCGCGGCCTACACGCTGCGCCAGGGCTCGCACGTGCGCGTCGACCTGATCTACGGCAGCGTCTCTGCGAAGACGCGCGCGATCATCGACGTCGCCGGCTACCTGTTCTTCATCCTGCCCTTCATGCTGTGGTTGAGCTGGGGGTTGTGGGATTACTTCGAAACTTCCTGGGTCGACATGGAGACTTCCGGACACTCGTCGTGGAATCCGGTGGTGTGGCCGTACCGACTGGTGTTCCTGATCGCCATCGTCGTGCTGACGCTGCAGATCGTCGGTGAAATCATCAAGGGTGTGCAGGTGTTGACCGGCAAGTCCTCCACCGGGGGGGCTGCCTGA
- a CDS encoding tripartite tricarboxylate transporter permease: MTDGFLTAAQYMASHPTTLLFIVFGMMWGIIFGAMPGLTGVVGVALLIPFTFGFGPIEGLLLLGSVYVGSTFGGSISAILFNTPGSPEAACTGLDGYPMAKRGQAGKALGIALAASAVGGIFGTVVLMLAAPPLAKVALSFGPAEYFALAVLGITAIASIGTTSVTKALIAGILGLVIATVGIDPLTGGSRFTFGNDLLLSGIGFIPAIIGMFALSEVLVRFSERVPEGEAITKVSTALPKFREMMAMKGTLARSSVLGTIIGTLPGVGATTAAFMSYSEAVRWSRHPEKFGTGEPEGIAAPEAANNAAVGGSMVPLLALGIPGSAATAVMIGGLTIHGIVPGPMLLVQNKELVYSVFIGMFIANLLMIFFGLKASRHFAKILDAPYALIGPSIVVLCMTGVYALRNNVMDVVVMLVFGAFGFLLRKLDYPIAPLIIGLVLGPVAEISLRRALMLSSFDWSSVLMRPIAGTLLALSALSLIYGFYGQFQRQWRRRRAALEAA; the protein is encoded by the coding sequence GTGACGGACGGCTTTCTGACGGCTGCGCAATACATGGCGAGCCACCCCACGACCTTGCTGTTCATCGTTTTCGGAATGATGTGGGGCATCATCTTCGGTGCGATGCCGGGGCTGACGGGCGTGGTCGGCGTGGCGCTGCTGATTCCATTTACTTTCGGCTTCGGCCCCATCGAAGGTCTTCTGCTGCTCGGTTCCGTGTATGTCGGATCCACCTTCGGCGGTTCCATCTCGGCAATCCTGTTCAACACGCCGGGTAGCCCGGAAGCGGCCTGTACCGGGCTCGACGGCTATCCCATGGCGAAGAGGGGGCAGGCCGGGAAAGCGCTCGGAATCGCGCTCGCCGCATCGGCGGTGGGCGGTATCTTCGGTACCGTGGTGCTGATGCTGGCCGCACCTCCGCTGGCCAAGGTCGCATTGAGCTTCGGCCCGGCGGAGTACTTCGCGCTGGCTGTGCTGGGGATCACGGCGATCGCATCCATCGGCACGACCTCGGTCACCAAGGCACTGATTGCCGGCATTCTCGGGCTGGTCATCGCCACGGTCGGCATCGATCCGCTGACCGGAGGCAGCCGATTCACCTTCGGCAACGACCTGTTGCTGTCCGGCATCGGCTTCATTCCGGCCATCATCGGCATGTTCGCTCTGTCCGAGGTGCTGGTACGCTTCAGCGAACGCGTGCCGGAGGGCGAGGCGATCACCAAAGTCTCCACGGCATTGCCCAAGTTCAGGGAGATGATGGCGATGAAGGGCACGCTGGCGCGCTCATCGGTCCTGGGTACCATCATTGGAACCCTGCCCGGTGTCGGTGCCACCACCGCGGCCTTCATGAGCTATAGCGAAGCGGTGCGCTGGTCGCGCCACCCGGAGAAATTCGGTACCGGCGAGCCGGAGGGCATCGCCGCACCCGAGGCCGCGAACAACGCCGCGGTGGGCGGCTCGATGGTGCCCCTGCTCGCACTTGGCATTCCCGGCAGTGCGGCGACGGCGGTGATGATCGGCGGCCTGACGATCCACGGCATCGTGCCCGGACCGATGCTGCTGGTGCAGAACAAGGAACTGGTCTATTCCGTGTTCATCGGCATGTTCATCGCCAACCTGCTGATGATCTTCTTCGGTCTCAAGGCGTCACGTCACTTCGCGAAGATTCTCGATGCGCCGTATGCGCTCATCGGTCCCAGCATCGTCGTGCTGTGCATGACCGGCGTGTATGCGTTGCGCAACAATGTGATGGATGTGGTGGTCATGCTGGTTTTCGGCGCATTCGGCTTCCTGTTGCGCAAGCTCGACTACCCGATCGCACCGTTGATCATCGGTCTGGTGCTCGGTCCGGTCGCCGAAATCAGCCTGCGTCGCGCACTGATGCTGAGCAGCTTTGACTGGAGCAGTGTGTTGATGCGACCGATCGCCGGTACGCTGTTGGCGTTGAGCGCGCTTTCGCTGATCTACGGCTTTTACGGCCAGTTCCAGCGTCAGTGGCGCAGGCGGCGCGCCGCGCTCGAAGCCGCATGA
- a CDS encoding ACP S-malonyltransferase encodes MRIAFICAGQGGQHPAMFGQLAREPAAGEVLDLVSAQLGFDVRTMAERVTESELCGNRIAQLLVVGHALATVAALRAEGVRPALCAGYSVGEMAAHGAAGVWDAQTTLALTALRAQNMDAAAAAACGPLCMSAVIGIDAVQAEALAPAHGAALAIVNGPRHVVIGGPEEAVERFERQAPEYGATHLRRLSVSLASHTHFIAAAVPPFAAALSAANWARPRATLLSGLDGRALMRHEDTVAWLSRQICEPLQWHDCLQSMIEYGVDVVLEIGPGRALTRMIEEDFPGIRARASDEFRSVAGSAAWLARNG; translated from the coding sequence GTGCGCATAGCGTTCATCTGCGCAGGACAGGGCGGGCAGCATCCCGCGATGTTCGGGCAGCTTGCCCGCGAACCGGCGGCGGGCGAGGTGCTCGACCTCGTGTCGGCACAGCTCGGCTTCGATGTGCGCACGATGGCCGAGCGCGTCACCGAGTCGGAGCTGTGCGGCAACCGCATCGCCCAGCTTCTGGTCGTCGGTCATGCGCTCGCGACGGTCGCCGCGCTGCGTGCCGAGGGCGTTCGGCCGGCGTTGTGCGCGGGATACAGCGTGGGCGAAATGGCTGCTCATGGTGCGGCCGGCGTGTGGGATGCCCAGACCACGCTGGCACTCACGGCGCTGCGCGCTCAGAACATGGACGCCGCCGCTGCGGCCGCTTGCGGCCCCCTGTGCATGAGCGCCGTGATCGGCATCGACGCCGTGCAGGCCGAAGCGCTTGCGCCGGCGCACGGGGCGGCGCTGGCCATCGTCAACGGGCCGCGCCATGTCGTGATCGGCGGTCCCGAGGAGGCGGTCGAACGGTTCGAGCGGCAGGCGCCGGAGTACGGTGCGACCCACCTGCGCCGGCTGTCGGTGAGCCTTGCATCCCATACGCACTTCATTGCGGCGGCGGTGCCGCCTTTTGCAGCGGCATTGTCTGCCGCGAACTGGGCACGCCCCAGGGCGACTTTGCTCAGTGGCCTCGATGGTCGTGCCTTGATGCGCCATGAGGACACCGTTGCGTGGCTGTCGCGGCAGATCTGTGAGCCACTGCAGTGGCATGACTGCCTGCAGTCGATGATCGAGTACGGCGTCGATGTGGTGCTCGAAATCGGTCCCGGGCGCGCCCTGACGCGGATGATCGAGGAAGATTTTCCCGGCATCCGCGCGCGCGCCAGCGATGAATTCCGTTCGGTCGCCGGTTCTGCCGCGTGGCTCGCACGAAACGGCTGA
- a CDS encoding TRAP transporter large permease, which produces MSEYLALLMFPVLLVLIFIGFPVAFSLMATTLIFGLVTFGDNLIFLLIDKIEEVGSNFVLAAVPLFVFMGSMLERSGIADRLFEAIHLWTKRLPGGLAVGTILMAILFAASTGVIGAAEAVIGLLAIPPMLKHRYNKALISGTICAGGSLGTIIPPSVVAVVIGPLANVSIGDLFMGMVFPGLLLATLYAIYIIAICVIRPEYGPSSEPSPDDPGLWEKIRLTVYALVPPLVMIFSVLGSMIMGWAAPTEAAALGALCSVGLAVFYRRFNMRMFSDALMATLRITSMIMLILLAGNMFTGVFAGTGGMMVVNNLIDALGLGPWGLLFLVLFLTLIAGFFLEWASVTLIFIPIFAPLVAAAGFDVVWFCILFMIMLQTGYLTPPMAPAIFYLRGVSPPEITLPDMYRGVIPFILLQLVVAGVVMAFPQIVLWLPSKVLGF; this is translated from the coding sequence ATGTCCGAATACCTCGCCCTGCTGATGTTCCCGGTGCTGCTGGTGCTGATCTTCATCGGCTTCCCGGTGGCCTTCTCGCTGATGGCGACGACGCTGATCTTCGGCCTCGTCACCTTCGGTGACAACCTGATCTTCCTGCTCATCGACAAGATCGAGGAGGTCGGCTCGAATTTCGTGCTCGCGGCTGTTCCGCTGTTCGTGTTCATGGGCTCGATGCTGGAACGTTCCGGCATCGCTGACCGACTGTTCGAAGCCATCCACCTGTGGACCAAGCGCCTGCCGGGCGGACTGGCGGTCGGTACCATCCTGATGGCCATCCTGTTCGCCGCCTCGACCGGCGTGATCGGCGCGGCCGAGGCCGTGATCGGCCTGCTCGCCATCCCGCCGATGCTCAAGCATCGCTACAACAAGGCGCTGATCAGCGGCACGATCTGCGCCGGCGGCTCGCTCGGCACCATCATTCCGCCGTCGGTGGTGGCGGTGGTGATCGGCCCGCTGGCCAACGTGTCGATCGGCGACCTGTTCATGGGCATGGTCTTCCCCGGCCTGCTGCTGGCGACCCTCTACGCCATCTACATCATCGCCATCTGCGTGATCAGGCCCGAGTACGGTCCGAGCAGCGAGCCCTCGCCCGACGACCCCGGCCTGTGGGAGAAGATCCGTCTCACCGTCTACGCGCTGGTGCCGCCGCTGGTGATGATCTTCTCGGTGCTCGGCTCGATGATCATGGGCTGGGCGGCGCCGACCGAGGCAGCCGCGCTGGGCGCGTTGTGCTCGGTGGGGCTGGCGGTGTTCTACCGCCGCTTCAACATGCGCATGTTCAGCGACGCACTGATGGCCACGCTGCGCATCACCTCGATGATCATGCTGATCCTGCTCGCAGGGAACATGTTCACCGGCGTGTTCGCCGGCACGGGCGGCATGATGGTGGTCAACAACCTGATCGACGCGCTCGGCCTGGGTCCTTGGGGGCTGCTGTTCCTGGTGCTGTTCCTGACCCTGATCGCGGGTTTCTTCCTCGAATGGGCCTCGGTCACGCTGATCTTCATCCCGATCTTCGCGCCGCTGGTCGCAGCCGCCGGCTTCGACGTGGTCTGGTTCTGCATCCTCTTCATGATCATGCTGCAGACCGGCTACCTGACGCCGCCGATGGCGCCGGCGATCTTCTACCTGCGCGGGGTGAGCCCACCGGAGATCACCCTGCCCGACATGTATCGCGGCGTGATCCCGTTCATCCTGCTGCAGCTCGTGGTCGCGGGCGTAGTCATGGCCTTTCCGCAGATCGTGTTGTGGTTGCCGTCCAAGGTGCTGGGCTTCTAG